In the genome of Raphanus sativus cultivar WK10039 chromosome 4, ASM80110v3, whole genome shotgun sequence, one region contains:
- the LOC130511839 gene encoding uncharacterized protein LOC130511839: MYNNNMGPQPGMPMPQAVPQPNPFGNAFSGPGSGLIRSGLGAYGEKIFGSSSEYVQSNITRYFSDPQYYFQVNDQYVRNKLKIVLLPFLHRGHWARISEPVGGRLSYKPPIYDINAPDLYIPLMAFGTYLVLAGLSLGLFGKFSPEALNWLFVKGMVGWFMQVMLLKMTLVSLGSGEAPLLDIVAYAGYAFTGLCLAVLGKIMWGYSYYVLIPWTCLCTGVFLVKTMKRVLFAEARSYDSSRHHYLLIFVALAQFPLLIWLGNISVNWLF; this comes from the exons ATGTACAACAACAACATGGGACCACAGCCAGGGATGCCAATGCCTCAGGCCGTTCCTCAGCCTAACCCTTTCGGCAATGCCTTCTCTGGACCTGGCTCTGGCCTTATCCGGAGTGGCCTGGGTGCTTATGGGGAGAAAATATTCGGATCCAGCTCTGAGTATGTGCAGAGCAAC ATAACTCGTTACTTCTCCGATCCTCAATACTATTTCCAAGTGAATGACCAGTACGTGAGGAACAAGTTGAAGATTGTTCTGCTTCCTTTCCTTCATAGG GGTCACTGGGCTAGAATCTCTGAACCTGTTGGTGGTAGACTTTCATACAAGCCTCCGATATATGATATTAATGCTCCAGATTTATACATTCCGCTCATGGCCTTTGGCACATATCTTGTTCTCGCTGGTTTATCACTAGGACTCTTTGGGAA GTTTTCTCCGGAAGCTCTGAACTGGCTTTTTGTGAAAGGAATGGTTGGATGGTTTATGCAAGTCATGCTGCTGAAGATGACATTGGTTTCATTGGGTAGTGGAGAAGCACCACTCTTGGATATCGTGGCGTATGCAGGGTATGCTTTCACGGGTCTCTGCTTAGCTGTTCTTGGCAAGATCATGTGGGGATACTCTTACTATGTTCTGATTCCGTGGACCTGCTTGTGCACCGGGGTTTTCTTAGTGAAGACAATGAAGCGAGTTCTCTTTGCTGAAGCTAGGAGTTATGACTCGAGCAGGCATCACTACCTCTTGATCTTTGTAGCGTTAGCTCAGTTCCCTCTTTTGATCTGGCTTGGTAACATTAGTGTCAATTGGCTCTTTTGA
- the LOC108831679 gene encoding uncharacterized protein LOC108831679: MSELFSLSDQMETQNHFQTPPRYIDVLALCSGMRPVVMIDYGGKMPELQARLLSLLQLLQEGLPVFNDLRVMVIEDMIYLINVTSLPKWLSSEPGLFFVDLEQDPPQMLQQSKESDLGMQLGSIQKLFSSTFPLDGSNNDATSQSSLLIDLTCCLHDTKVTIPTLNGWLLDYPVVYLFGTDHIEEAIYNLSTKSLRIFKVLVQRSGTTVEDSHLEELTSFSVPYDLSMGGSKEVWAEAFMERMSSR, encoded by the exons ATGTCTGAActcttctctctctcagatCAAATGGAGACTCAAAACCACTTCCAAACGCCGCCTCGATATATAG ATGTGCTGGCACTATGTTCTGGAATGAGACCAGTTGTGATGATTGACTATGGTGGCAAGATGCCTGAGCTTCAGGCTCGCTTGCTTTCACTTCTTCAGCTTCTCCAAGAG GGTTTACCAGTTTTCAATGATCTGAGGGTTATGGTTATAGAGGATATGATTTACCTCATCAATGTAACAAGTCTGCCCAAGTGGTTGAGTTCAGAGCCTGGATTGTTCTTCGTCGACCTCGAACAAGATCCTCCACAG ATGTTACAGCAAAGCAAAGAAAGTGATCTGGGGATGCAGCTTGGGTCTATTCAGAAGCTATTCTCTTCCACATTTCCTTTAGATGGGAGCAATAATGATGCCACATCTCAGTCTTCTTTACTCATTGATCTTACTTGCTGCTTACATGACACTAAGGTTACAATCCCAACACTAAACGG ATGGCTGCTGGACTATCCGGTTGTGTATTTATTCGGCACAGACCATATAGAAGAAGCGATCTACAACCTCTCAACCAAGTCTCTCCGCATCTTCAAAGTTCTAGTACAAAG GAGCGGTACAACTGTTGAAGACTCTCATTTAGAAGAGCTAACAAG TTTCTCGGTGCCGTATGATCTGAGTATGGGAGGTAGCAAGGAAGTGTGGGCTGAAGCATTTATGGAGAGGATGAGTTCAAGGTGA
- the LOC108831683 gene encoding probable fructokinase-4: MATFNGEKSLIVSFGEMLIDFVPTVSGVSLSEAPGFIKAPGGAPANVAIAVSRLGGRAAFVGKLGDDEFGHMLAGILKQNGVSAEGINFDTGARTALAFVTLRSDGEREFMFYRNPSADMLLRPDELNLDLIRSAKVFHYGSISLIVEPCRSAHLKAMEVAKEAGALLSYDPNLRLPLWPSKEEAKKQILSIWDKAEVIKVSDEELMFLTGSDNVDDETALSLWHDNLKLLLVTLGEKGCNYYTKSFRGSVDPFHVNAVDTTGAGDSYVGALLCNIVDDRSVLEDEARLREVLKFANACGAITTTKKGAIPALPTVSEVQTLLNAN, from the exons ATGGCTACATTCAACGGCGAGAAAAGCTTGATCGTGAGCTTCGGCGAGATGCTCATCGACTTTGTCCCCACCGTCTCCGGCGTATCACTCTCCGAGGCTCCTGGCTTCATCAAGGCTCCCGGTGGTGCACCTGCCAACGTTGCTATTGCTGTCTCTCGTCTCGGTGGTCGTGCTGCTTTTGTCGGAAAGCTCGGGGACGATGAGTTCGGTCACATGCTCGCCGGAATCTTGAAACAAAACGGTGTCTCTGCTGAAGGAATCAACTTCGACACTGGAGCTAGGACGGCGCTAGCGTTCGTGACGCTTAGATCTGATGGAGAACGTGAGTTCATGTTTTACCGGAACCCTAGCGCCGACATGCTCCTCCGTCCCGATGAGCTTAACCTCGATCTCATCAGATCT gCCAAGGTGTTCCACTATGGATCCATAAGTCTCATCGTTGAGCCATGTAGATCTGCTCACCTGAAAGCCATGGAGGTGGCTAAAGAAGCCGGTGCGTTGCTCTCTTATGACCCAAACTTGAGGCTACCTTTGTGGCCTTCCAAGGAAGAAGCTAAGAAGCAGATTCTTAGCATCTGGGACAAAGCTGAAGTGATCAAAGTCAGTGATGAAGAGCTTATGTTCTTGACTGGATCTGATAACGTTGATGATGAGACTGCTCTGTCTCTGTGGCATGATAACTTGAAACTTCTCTTGGTCACTTTGGGTGAGAAGGGTTGTAACTATTACACCAAG AGCTTCCGTGGATCTGTTGATCCTTTCCATGTGAACGCTGTGGATACAACTGGTGCTGGTGATTCATATGTTGGTGCCTTGCTTTGCAACATTGTTGATGACCGCTCTGTTCTTGAG GATGAAGCTCGTCTGAGGGAAGTGCTAAAGTTTGCTAATGCATGTGGAGCCATTACAACTACCAAGAAAGGAGCAATTCCAGCTCTTCCTACAGTGTCTGAGGTTCAAACTCTCCTGAATGCAAACTGA